The following proteins are co-located in the Candidatus Bathyarchaeia archaeon genome:
- the alaS gene encoding alanine--tRNA ligase, whose product MRIEEKEFSIPFFLENGFKRKKCPFCGSHYWTQNPDSGSCGDSPCQPYTFIQNPPTKKAFTLREMRRLFITYFEKNGHTPIDPYPVVARWRNDVYLVGASIYDFQPYVTEGITPPPANPLVVSQPCLRFTDLDNVGPTVGRHLVVFEMGGAHAFNYPEKEVYWKNETISLHHRLLVEELGVESESVTYKEHFWSGGGNAGPDVEACVSGLEISTLVFMSYKTINGSLIETPIKTVDTGYGLERWTWLSQGAPTGFHAIYGGLIREIEEMAGIEEDLDLIVENTKLISSLSFQTPKDMVEARERLSERLSVPKMELSKLLSQMEAVYALVDHAKAIAFMLSEGVIPSNVEEGYLARLLVRRSLRLLRLLGIEGRMQDIVSKQVETWRRDFPRLGEMRDEILEALSIEEEKYARTLAKGEVAVQRVILEAKSRGLEALPAESLIQLYDSHGLAPEFVKEVAGGVGMEVVVPENFFALVAERHSKPRLEEEPEEWKALQEEVRDLPATRLLYYEDVELMKFTAVTLAALNGRYVVLDKTCFYPEGGGQVSDTGYLRFNGQKRRVVSAEKVGLVVVHRLDGEPPKPGTAVEGFVDEERRRSLMRHHTATHILIGAARRILGEHAWQAGARKEADRSRLDISHYKPLSWEEVKRLEEMACEVVVKDLPVEVSWMPRHEAEKQHGFRIYQGGAVPGKELRIVNIKGWDVEACGGTHCRRTGEVGLIKILKVERPQDGVERLIFATGPQALRYVQEAERVALKAAEHLKTSISELEAAVRELVEKEKAQRRKLAKLMLEAVESEAARLLGNAVNVDGLKVVTAVKEEGDEESLITLASRVVELDPSAVAVVALRDRNARIFVSAGKKAEGMGVHAGKIASEVADALGGGGGGKSYFGQGGGPKVRALEEALRRVEEHVRKRLSEHAEKG is encoded by the coding sequence ATGCGAATCGAGGAGAAAGAGTTTTCCATCCCCTTCTTCCTTGAAAACGGGTTTAAAAGGAAGAAATGTCCATTCTGTGGAAGCCACTACTGGACGCAGAACCCTGACAGCGGGAGCTGCGGAGACTCACCATGCCAACCCTACACCTTCATCCAGAACCCTCCCACGAAAAAGGCCTTCACCCTCCGGGAGATGAGGAGGTTATTCATAACCTACTTTGAGAAAAACGGACACACCCCAATAGACCCGTATCCAGTTGTGGCTCGATGGAGAAACGACGTATACTTAGTCGGCGCCTCCATATACGACTTCCAGCCTTACGTGACTGAGGGCATTACTCCCCCTCCCGCGAACCCTCTGGTCGTAAGCCAACCCTGTTTAAGGTTCACCGACCTGGACAACGTGGGGCCAACTGTCGGCCGACACTTGGTTGTATTCGAGATGGGGGGAGCTCACGCCTTCAATTACCCTGAAAAAGAGGTTTACTGGAAAAACGAAACCATCAGCCTCCATCATCGACTCCTCGTCGAGGAGCTGGGAGTTGAATCAGAGTCCGTCACCTACAAGGAGCATTTCTGGTCTGGAGGAGGAAACGCGGGACCCGATGTGGAGGCGTGTGTGTCAGGACTGGAGATATCCACCCTCGTGTTCATGAGTTATAAAACCATCAACGGAAGCTTGATAGAAACCCCCATAAAAACCGTGGACACTGGGTATGGATTAGAACGGTGGACCTGGCTTTCTCAAGGCGCCCCAACTGGGTTCCACGCCATCTACGGCGGGCTCATCCGGGAAATCGAGGAAATGGCTGGAATTGAAGAAGACTTGGATTTGATCGTAGAGAACACCAAGCTCATCAGCTCTCTAAGCTTTCAAACCCCTAAAGACATGGTTGAAGCACGAGAAAGGCTTTCTGAGCGGTTGAGCGTTCCGAAAATGGAGCTGAGTAAACTGCTCAGCCAAATGGAAGCCGTTTACGCCTTAGTTGACCACGCGAAGGCCATAGCCTTCATGCTCTCGGAAGGCGTAATACCCTCCAACGTGGAGGAGGGATATCTGGCTCGACTTCTAGTTAGGAGAAGCCTCAGGCTGCTCCGCTTGCTAGGGATCGAAGGCAGGATGCAGGACATCGTTTCGAAGCAGGTTGAAACATGGCGTCGAGATTTCCCCAGGCTTGGTGAGATGCGGGACGAGATCTTAGAAGCGTTGTCCATCGAGGAGGAGAAGTATGCTAGGACGCTGGCGAAGGGCGAGGTGGCTGTTCAAAGGGTAATCCTAGAAGCCAAAAGCAGGGGATTGGAAGCGCTTCCAGCCGAATCCCTTATACAGCTCTACGACTCCCACGGCCTAGCCCCAGAGTTCGTGAAGGAGGTGGCTGGCGGGGTGGGAATGGAGGTGGTGGTTCCGGAAAACTTTTTCGCTTTAGTGGCTGAGAGGCACAGTAAACCAAGGTTGGAGGAGGAGCCTGAGGAGTGGAAGGCGTTGCAGGAGGAGGTGAGAGATCTCCCGGCGACTAGGCTACTATACTACGAAGATGTGGAATTGATGAAGTTTACAGCCGTAACCCTCGCGGCCCTCAACGGTCGATACGTGGTGTTGGATAAAACATGCTTCTACCCTGAGGGTGGAGGCCAGGTTTCCGATACAGGGTACTTAAGGTTCAATGGGCAGAAGCGTCGGGTGGTGTCGGCTGAAAAGGTTGGTTTAGTAGTGGTGCATAGGCTGGATGGAGAACCGCCTAAGCCCGGTACGGCTGTTGAAGGGTTTGTTGACGAAGAACGGAGAAGAAGCTTGATGAGGCATCACACGGCCACTCACATACTCATAGGGGCGGCTAGGAGGATTCTAGGAGAGCACGCTTGGCAGGCCGGGGCTAGGAAGGAGGCTGATAGAAGCAGACTTGACATATCCCATTATAAGCCGTTAAGCTGGGAAGAGGTGAAGAGGCTGGAGGAAATGGCCTGCGAGGTTGTGGTGAAAGACCTGCCTGTAGAGGTTTCCTGGATGCCTAGGCACGAAGCGGAGAAACAGCATGGGTTCCGCATATATCAAGGCGGGGCTGTTCCAGGAAAAGAGTTGAGAATCGTCAACATCAAGGGGTGGGATGTGGAGGCGTGTGGTGGAACCCATTGCCGGAGAACCGGCGAAGTAGGGCTGATTAAAATCTTGAAAGTTGAAAGGCCCCAAGATGGCGTGGAGAGGTTGATCTTCGCCACAGGGCCTCAAGCGTTAAGATACGTTCAGGAGGCGGAGCGCGTGGCGTTAAAGGCGGCTGAGCACCTTAAAACCTCAATCAGCGAGTTGGAAGCGGCTGTAAGAGAGCTGGTTGAAAAGGAAAAGGCTCAGCGTAGAAAGCTGGCGAAACTTATGCTGGAGGCCGTTGAATCCGAAGCGGCCAGGCTACTGGGAAACGCGGTGAACGTCGACGGGTTAAAGGTGGTGACCGCTGTGAAGGAGGAAGGCGACGAAGAGAGCTTAATCACGCTTGCCAGCAGGGTGGTGGAGCTTGACCCATCCGCCGTGGCGGTCGTCGCGTTAAGAGATAGAAACGCGAGGATATTTGTATCGGCTGGGAAGAAAGCTGAGGGCATGGGCGTCCACGCTGGGAAGATCGCTTCAGAAGTCGCCGATGCCCTGGGGGGAGGAGGTGGGGGGAAAAGCTACTTCGGTCAAGGAGGAGGACCAAAAGTGAGGGCGTTGGAAGAGGCGTTGAGAAGGGTTGAAGAACACGTTAGAAAGCGGTTGAGCGAGCATGCGGAAAAGGGTTAA